One Misgurnus anguillicaudatus chromosome 22, ASM2758022v2, whole genome shotgun sequence DNA segment encodes these proteins:
- the LOC141358762 gene encoding uncharacterized protein, with amino-acid sequence MSRGRELEVYPELEDAPASYKFELEKYRNTEDLKRLLKERNNLIQEKDNILLESKQKLQMKDMALEEKDRHLKDMDDKLLQTIKELEKTQSQLKEKETQMVNMNKLMSEKERLLENTVKELETSKHQLETLRNELQENKSQLQLLLEENKLLKSSETSVSTTPVRRTKSMDLEPPMMSAKTASVLVSGSELRLVLLGSAGSEKSAAVNIILNREEKIQTDTSTEIQQSESRQGEVNGKQVTVVETPDWFCSGLSLEEVRKDVKLCVHLSAPGPHAFLLIIPVQQSTGVERAMLEKMEEIWGERCWRNTMILFTVTDEEQKKNIEDFVQSGNQEVQRLIEKCGNRFHCVNIHQSGDDSQISELLEKIEKMVKGNTKRFYSSEIYLDIESQIRALERKIIRDREERKEREARDIRNDMQMSLRKIEGTIEEHKGDIKQLDGRTSELERQMREEKDEEKKKELKRELQKEVEKRSELEKKIDILKDQREKEKSEMEERYRQVIKIIRQTERKIRKIILPELQKNFLDSKLKMQEEFNRQMEEKNIEMEEKNRQMDEMSRQMEEKNIEIETVKNKLLELNENYLSVCDFHESAMKILKPSMIPEEREQI; translated from the exons atgtcAAGAGGGAGAGAATTGGAAGTCTACCCGGAGTTGGAGGATGCcccagcgtcgtataagtttg aGTTAGAAAAATACAGGAATACTGAAGACTTGAAAAGACTTCTCAAAGAAAGAAACAATCTCATACAGGAGAAAGACAATATTCTCCTAGAGAGCAAACAGAAACTTCAAATGAAGGACATGGCGTTAGAGGAAAAGGACAGACATCTTAAAGACATGGATGATAAACTGCTGCAAACAATCAAAGAACTTGAGAAGACACAGAGTCAGCTTAAGGAGAAAGAGACACAAATGGTCAATATGAACAAACTGATGAGTGAGAAAGAGAGACTGCTGGAGAACACAGTCAAAGAACTGGAAACCAGTAAACATCAACTGGAGACACTAAGAAATGAACTACAGGAAAATAAAAGCCAACTACAACTACTGCTGGAGGAGAACAAACTACTGAAGAGTTCTG AAACATCAGTTTCAACAACACCAGTAAGAAGAACAAAGAGCATGGACTTGGAACCTCCAATGA TGAGTGCAAAAACAGCTTCAGTGTTGGTTTCTGGATCAGAGCTCAGGTTGGTTCTGCTGGGGAGTGCTGGATCTGAGAAGAGTGCAGCAGTAAACATCATCCTGAACAGAGAGGAGAAGATCCAGACTGATACATCAACAGAGATCCAGCAGAGTGAGAGCAGACAGGGGGAGGTGAATGGGAAGCAGGTGACTGTGGTGGAAACTCCTGACTGGTTTTGCTCTGGTCTCTCTCTGGAGGAGGTGAGAAAGGATGTGAAACTCTGTGTCCATCTGTCTGCTCCAGGACCTCACGCCTTCCTCCTGATCATACCAGTACAACAATCTACTGGAGTAGAGAGAGCAATGCTGGAGAAAATGGAGGAGATTTGGGGGGAGAGGTGTTGGAGGAACACCATGATCCTTTTCACTGTTACTGATGAAGAACAAAAGAAGAACATTGAGGATTTTGTCCAGTCAGGGAATCAGGAGGTCCAGAGACTTATAGAGAAATGTGGAAACAGGTTTCACTGTGTCAACATTCATCAGAGTGGAGATGATTCACAGATCTCAGAGCTGCTAGAGAAGATTGAGAAGATGGTTAAAGGAAACACAAAGAGATTTTACAGCAGTGAGATCTACCTGGACATTGAGTCTCAGATCAGAGCACTGGAGAGAAAGATCATAAGAGACAGAGAGGAGAGAAAAGAGAGGGAGGCGAGAGACATCAGAAATGACATGCAGATGTCCCTTAGAAAAATAGAGGGAACGATCGAGGAACATAAAGGAGATATTAAACAACTTGATGGGCGAACAAGTGAACTAGAGAGACAGATGAGAGAAGAAAAAGATGAAGAGAAAAAGAAGGAACTAAAGAGAGAGTTACAAAAAGAGGTGGAGAAGAGATCAGAGTTGGAGAAAAAGATTGACATACTGAAAGATCAAAGAGAGAAGGAGAAGAGTGAGATGGAGGAGAGATACAGACAGGTGATAAAGAttatcagacagacagagagaaaaatCAGAAAGATCATCCTACCTGAACTTCAGAAAAACTTTTTAGACTCAAAGTTAAAGATGCAGGAGGAGTTTAACAGACAGATGGAGGAGAAGAACATAGAGATGGAGGAGAAGAACAGACAGATGGACGAGATGAGCAGACAGATGGAGGAGAAGAACATAGAGATagaaactgtaaaaaacaaGCTCTTAGAACTCAATGAGAATTACTTGTCAGTGTGTGATTTTCATGAGTCAGCAATGAAGATCCTAAAACCCTCTATGATACCTGAGGAGAGAGAACAAATATGA